The following proteins are encoded in a genomic region of Acidobacteriota bacterium:
- the rho gene encoding transcription termination factor Rho gives MPRRKVPGADYAVRDIDPRDLPADVEEQPAPAAPAEPMLDIRTLHNQTMPQLLKIAQELEVEGAPALRKQELIFKILQTQTERLGLIFSEGVLEVLPDGFGFLRAPEYNYLAGPDDIYVSPSQIRKFGLRTGDTISGQIRPPKEGERYFALIKVEAVNFEHPDVAREKILFDNLTPLYPQERIRLETPNMSSRVLDLIAPVGKGQRGLIVAPPRTGKTMLLQALANSITTNHPEVTLIVLLIDERPEEVTDMQRSVKGEVISSTFDEPATRHVQVAEMVIEKAKRLVEHKRDVVILLDSITRLARAYNTTCPPSGKVLSGGVDANALQKPKRFFGAARNIEEGGSLTIIATALIDTGSRMDDVIFEEFKGTGNMEVHLDRKLVDRRVFPAIDLNKSGTRKEELLLEKQELNRVWILRKVLNPLSTVEAMELLIERLDKTKNNAEFLGSMSAG, from the coding sequence ATGCCCCGACGCAAGGTCCCCGGCGCCGACTACGCCGTCCGCGACATCGATCCCCGCGACCTTCCCGCCGACGTGGAAGAGCAGCCGGCCCCGGCCGCCCCCGCCGAGCCGATGCTCGACATCCGCACGCTCCACAACCAGACGATGCCGCAGCTCCTCAAGATCGCGCAGGAGCTCGAGGTCGAGGGCGCGCCCGCGCTGCGCAAGCAGGAGCTGATCTTCAAGATCCTCCAGACGCAGACGGAACGCCTGGGTCTCATCTTCTCGGAGGGCGTCCTCGAGGTGCTGCCGGACGGCTTCGGCTTCCTGCGCGCCCCCGAGTACAACTACCTCGCCGGCCCGGACGACATCTACGTCTCGCCGTCGCAGATCCGCAAGTTCGGGCTGCGCACGGGCGACACGATCTCCGGCCAGATCCGCCCGCCGAAGGAAGGGGAGCGCTACTTCGCTCTCATCAAGGTCGAGGCGGTCAACTTCGAGCACCCGGACGTCGCGCGCGAAAAGATCCTCTTCGACAACCTGACGCCGCTCTACCCGCAGGAGCGGATCCGCCTCGAGACTCCGAACATGTCCTCGCGCGTCCTCGACCTCATCGCGCCCGTCGGCAAGGGTCAGCGCGGCCTCATCGTCGCGCCCCCGCGCACGGGCAAGACGATGCTCCTGCAGGCGCTCGCGAACTCCATCACGACGAACCACCCCGAGGTCACGCTCATCGTCCTCCTGATCGACGAGCGGCCCGAGGAAGTCACGGACATGCAGCGCTCGGTGAAGGGCGAGGTCATCTCCTCGACCTTCGACGAGCCCGCGACGCGCCACGTGCAGGTCGCCGAGATGGTCATCGAGAAGGCGAAGCGCCTCGTCGAGCACAAGCGCGACGTCGTGATCCTCCTCGACTCGATCACGCGCCTCGCGCGCGCCTACAACACGACGTGCCCGCCGTCGGGCAAGGTCCTGTCGGGCGGCGTGGACGCGAACGCGCTCCAGAAGCCGAAGCGGTTCTTCGGCGCGGCGCGCAACATCGAGGAGGGCGGCTCGCTGACGATCATCGCGACGGCCCTCATCGACACGGGCTCGCGCATGGACGACGTCATCTTCGAGGAGTTCAAGGGGACCGGCAACATGGAGGTCCACCTCGACCGCAAGCTCGTCGACCGCCGCGTCTTCCCGGCCATCGACCTCAACAAGTCGGGCACGCGCAAGGAAGAGCTGCTCCTCGAGAAGCAGGAGCTCAACCGCGTGTGGATCCTCCGCAAGGTCTTGAACCCGCTCTCGACGGTGGAGGCGATGGAGCTCCTCATCGAGCGTTTGGACAAGACGAAGAACAACGCGGAGTTCCTGGGTTCGATGTCCGCCGGCTGA
- the ysxC gene encoding ribosome biogenesis GTP-binding protein YsxC: MKTTLSSARSRAGSRPGGAKGVLASGAEVRLALAGHRPGECPKNALPALAVLGRSNVGKSSLLNALLGVKVARVSQTPGRTQALYWYRVGDRFDVVDCPGYGYAKTGKEKRISFEGLIETLLVGSPEEADATPAGATAALLLVDSRIEPQERDLSMSLFLRESSVPTFVAATKWDAVKPSQRVRQLRVLSAAFAAPDRPLLPVSAETGENLPELARLLRAALAPAPKE; the protein is encoded by the coding sequence ATGAAGACGACTTTGTCCTCCGCGAGGTCGCGCGCCGGCTCACGGCCCGGCGGCGCCAAGGGTGTGCTCGCCTCCGGCGCGGAAGTCCGCCTCGCCCTGGCCGGCCACCGTCCGGGCGAGTGCCCGAAAAATGCCCTTCCGGCGCTCGCGGTCCTCGGCCGCTCGAACGTGGGGAAGTCGAGCCTCCTGAACGCGCTTCTCGGCGTGAAGGTCGCGCGCGTGTCCCAGACCCCGGGCCGCACGCAGGCCCTCTACTGGTACCGCGTCGGCGACCGCTTCGACGTCGTGGACTGCCCGGGATACGGCTATGCGAAGACGGGAAAGGAAAAGAGAATTTCCTTTGAAGGGTTGATAGAGACTCTGCTCGTCGGCTCGCCCGAGGAGGCCGATGCGACGCCCGCCGGCGCCACCGCCGCGCTCCTCCTCGTCGACAGCCGCATAGAACCGCAGGAGAGGGACCTCTCCATGTCCCTCTTTCTAAGAGAATCTTCGGTCCCCACTTTCGTCGCTGCGACGAAATGGGATGCCGTGAAGCCGTCGCAGCGCGTACGCCAGTTGCGCGTGCTCTCGGCCGCCTTCGCCGCCCCGGATCGCCCCCTCCTGCCCGTCTCGGCCGAGACCGGCGAAAACCTGCCCGAGCTCGCGCGCCTCCTGCGCGCGGCGCTCGCACCCGCCCCGAAGGAGTAA
- a CDS encoding amidohydrolase, which yields MVCALVFSVGCAPSGPLPEKTADAIYTGGEIVTVNDKMPTAEAVAVKDGKILAVGSKADVEKAHKGAATKVVDLGGKTLMPSFIDAHSHYINSLLVANQCKLYAPPAGPGKDVPSIVAELRKFAVDRKIAKGEMVMAYGYDDTVMPDGRLLNRDDLDAAFPDNPVRIDHVSMHGAVMNTLALKKYGIGEATKTPPGGVIVRKPGTQEPWGLIMETAFLPVMEKAEAMTPAQEIEWTKAGQMLYAEAGVTTAHEGASHLPQIQTMKRATAAGANVIDVVAYPFITDVDNVLKEFPLASWGTYEKRFKIGGVKITMDGSPQGRTAAFTTPYLTGGPGGEKNWKGELTFPQDTANAMVKKVYDMGVPLNLHCNGDASIDGFLKAYEFARAGDFSKPWNVTTIHTQFLRKDQIPKFVAYKVRPSFYTLHTYYFAEAHIANRGKDQAAYISPMRDAIDAGLRPTNHTDFVVAPLDQMFMLWTAVNRVSRAGAEIGPDQRVTPMEGLKAMTIWAAEQYGEEKTKGSLEAGKLADLVVLDRNPLKVDRMAIKDVKVLETIKEGKTIYRR from the coding sequence ATGGTCTGCGCTCTCGTGTTTTCCGTCGGCTGCGCGCCATCCGGCCCGCTTCCCGAGAAGACCGCCGACGCGATCTACACCGGCGGCGAGATCGTCACCGTCAACGACAAGATGCCCACGGCCGAGGCCGTCGCCGTCAAGGACGGAAAGATCCTCGCGGTTGGGAGCAAGGCCGACGTCGAGAAGGCTCACAAGGGCGCCGCGACGAAGGTCGTCGACCTCGGCGGCAAGACGCTGATGCCGAGCTTCATCGACGCGCACTCGCACTACATCAACTCGCTGCTCGTTGCGAACCAGTGCAAGCTCTATGCGCCGCCGGCTGGCCCCGGCAAGGACGTCCCGAGCATCGTCGCCGAGCTCAGGAAGTTCGCGGTAGACCGCAAGATCGCGAAGGGCGAAATGGTCATGGCCTACGGCTACGACGACACCGTCATGCCGGATGGCCGACTCCTGAACCGGGACGACCTCGATGCCGCGTTCCCGGATAACCCGGTGCGGATCGACCACGTGTCGATGCACGGGGCCGTGATGAACACCCTCGCGCTGAAGAAGTACGGGATCGGCGAAGCGACGAAGACGCCTCCGGGCGGTGTCATCGTGAGGAAGCCCGGCACTCAGGAGCCCTGGGGCCTGATCATGGAGACCGCGTTCCTCCCGGTCATGGAGAAGGCGGAGGCCATGACGCCGGCGCAGGAAATCGAGTGGACGAAGGCGGGGCAGATGCTCTACGCCGAGGCCGGCGTGACGACCGCCCATGAAGGGGCGAGCCATCTCCCGCAGATCCAGACGATGAAGCGTGCCACGGCGGCCGGTGCGAACGTCATCGACGTCGTCGCGTACCCTTTCATCACCGACGTCGACAACGTCCTCAAGGAATTCCCGCTCGCAAGCTGGGGAACCTACGAGAAGCGCTTCAAGATCGGCGGCGTCAAGATCACGATGGACGGCTCGCCCCAGGGGCGTACCGCCGCTTTCACGACGCCCTACCTCACCGGGGGACCCGGTGGCGAGAAGAACTGGAAGGGCGAGCTGACGTTCCCGCAGGACACGGCCAACGCGATGGTCAAGAAGGTCTACGACATGGGCGTGCCGCTGAACCTGCACTGCAACGGCGACGCGTCAATCGACGGCTTCCTGAAGGCCTACGAGTTCGCGCGGGCGGGCGACTTTTCGAAGCCCTGGAACGTCACGACGATCCACACGCAGTTCCTGCGCAAGGACCAGATCCCGAAGTTCGTCGCGTACAAGGTCCGCCCCTCGTTCTACACGCTCCACACGTACTATTTCGCCGAGGCCCACATCGCGAATCGCGGGAAGGACCAGGCGGCGTACATCAGCCCGATGCGCGACGCCATCGACGCCGGGCTGCGCCCAACGAACCACACGGATTTCGTCGTCGCTCCTCTCGACCAGATGTTCATGCTCTGGACGGCCGTGAACCGCGTCTCGCGCGCCGGCGCCGAGATCGGGCCCGATCAGCGCGTCACGCCGATGGAGGGCCTGAAGGCGATGACGATCTGGGCGGCGGAGCAGTACGGCGAGGAGAAGACGAAGGGCTCGCTCGAGGCCGGCAAGCTCGCCGACCTCGTCGTCCTCGACCGGAATCCGCTCAAGGTCGACCGGATGGCAATCAAGGACGTCAAGGTCCTCGAGACGATCAAGGAAGGGAAGACGATTTACCGGAGGTGA
- a CDS encoding DUF3604 domain-containing protein, which yields MTLASPGTRATLGVVTLALALAACSKSRPPAATSAAPTAPSAPAASLPAPNPDNNAYFGDVHVHTGWSFDALTNGSKTTPTDAYAWAQGRPITGSGGPDMQLKVPLDFYMVADHAEYMGVFNQMSNPDSPISKTEIAKGVNSPDANVRLQTFAGILRDMSEGKRDPQLSDPALARSVWAEIIKAAEANYVPGKFTTFAGFEWTSNPQKRNLHRVVVFRDTKHLPDMVLSALDSDDPEVLWKWMEDQRAKGSTLFAIPHNANASDGLMFDMVKRDGKPIDAAYNKTRAANEPLYEITQIKGTSETHPDLSPKDEFAGFEQWDYTLSADFERPTHRKGSFVRQALLDGMSQAARGAGDPFKYGFIGDTDTHNAAASHEEYNFTGKFAFENNAKERLTGIPGAPAGQIQQIQEFSSAGLAGVWAPQNTREAIWDAMQRKETFGTTGPMMKVRFFGGFDYAPDDVKKADFVKLAYAKGVPMGGDLKKGAGKAPTFLVVALKDPKSGNLDRVQIVKGWLDAAGKQREKVYDVAWSGDRKIGANGKLPLVGNTVDVKTATYTNSIGAPQLATGWTDPDFKASERAFYYARVLEIPTPRWNTYDAARLNMPPLTKVPATIQERAWSSPIWYTPGN from the coding sequence ATGACACTCGCTTCCCCAGGGACCAGGGCCACGCTGGGCGTCGTCACTCTTGCACTGGCTCTCGCCGCTTGCTCGAAGTCGCGGCCGCCGGCCGCCACCTCGGCCGCTCCAACTGCGCCGTCCGCGCCCGCGGCCTCCCTGCCGGCGCCGAACCCCGACAACAACGCCTACTTCGGCGACGTCCATGTCCACACCGGGTGGTCGTTCGACGCGCTGACCAACGGCTCCAAGACGACACCGACGGACGCCTACGCCTGGGCGCAGGGCAGGCCGATCACCGGGAGCGGCGGGCCGGACATGCAGCTCAAGGTCCCGCTGGACTTCTACATGGTGGCCGACCATGCCGAGTACATGGGCGTCTTCAACCAGATGTCGAACCCCGACAGCCCGATCAGCAAGACGGAGATCGCCAAGGGCGTGAACTCGCCGGACGCGAACGTGCGGCTGCAAACGTTCGCCGGCATCCTGCGCGACATGAGCGAGGGTAAGCGCGACCCGCAGCTGAGCGATCCGGCGCTCGCGCGCTCCGTCTGGGCGGAGATCATCAAGGCGGCGGAAGCGAATTACGTCCCTGGCAAGTTCACGACGTTCGCCGGGTTCGAATGGACGTCGAACCCGCAGAAGCGCAACCTGCACCGCGTCGTGGTCTTCCGCGACACGAAGCACCTGCCGGACATGGTGCTCTCGGCGCTTGATTCCGACGACCCCGAGGTCCTGTGGAAGTGGATGGAGGACCAGCGCGCCAAGGGCTCGACGCTTTTCGCCATCCCGCACAACGCCAATGCGAGCGACGGCCTCATGTTCGACATGGTGAAGCGCGACGGCAAGCCGATTGACGCGGCCTACAACAAAACCCGCGCCGCCAACGAACCGCTGTACGAAATCACCCAGATCAAGGGCACGTCGGAGACCCACCCCGACCTGTCGCCGAAAGACGAATTCGCCGGCTTCGAGCAGTGGGACTACACGCTGTCGGCGGACTTCGAGCGGCCGACTCATCGCAAGGGCAGTTTCGTGCGCCAGGCGCTGCTCGACGGGATGAGCCAGGCCGCACGCGGTGCGGGCGATCCCTTCAAATACGGCTTCATCGGCGACACCGACACGCACAACGCGGCGGCCAGCCACGAGGAATACAACTTCACCGGCAAGTTCGCGTTCGAGAACAACGCGAAGGAGCGTCTGACCGGAATCCCGGGTGCGCCGGCAGGTCAGATCCAGCAGATCCAGGAGTTCAGCTCGGCCGGTCTGGCCGGGGTCTGGGCCCCGCAGAACACGCGCGAGGCGATCTGGGATGCGATGCAGCGCAAGGAGACCTTCGGGACGACGGGCCCGATGATGAAGGTGCGCTTCTTCGGCGGCTTCGACTATGCCCCCGACGACGTGAAGAAGGCGGACTTCGTCAAGCTGGCCTACGCCAAGGGCGTCCCGATGGGCGGAGACCTGAAGAAGGGCGCCGGCAAGGCGCCGACGTTCCTGGTCGTGGCGCTCAAGGACCCCAAGAGCGGCAATCTCGACCGTGTCCAGATCGTGAAGGGCTGGCTCGACGCGGCCGGCAAGCAGCGCGAGAAGGTCTACGACGTCGCGTGGTCCGGCGACCGGAAGATCGGCGCGAACGGCAAGCTGCCTCTGGTCGGCAACACGGTGGACGTGAAAACCGCGACGTACACGAACAGCATCGGCGCCCCGCAGCTTGCGACGGGCTGGACCGATCCCGATTTCAAGGCTTCCGAGCGCGCCTTCTACTACGCCCGTGTCCTCGAGATCCCGACCCCGCGCTGGAACACGTATGACGCGGCGCGCCTCAACATGCCCCCCTTGACGAAGGTGCCGGCGACCATCCAGGAACGTGCCTGGAGTTCGCCGATCTGGTACACGCCGGGCAACTGA